The Candidatus Sulfotelmatobacter sp. genome has a window encoding:
- a CDS encoding AraC family transcriptional regulator → MSRTRHDEIHPLRWFGLGFAGAALTPPAPPGWDRLITTQTGAALARAPHLLATVAPDRALLVAPETPVALHASRRVELRILYLPPATPRTARAVAVTPLLHALIERLVARGTFDRRDAGDARLIGVVLDEVAALAEVPHALALPSDPRARRAAEHALANPDAPLPAALLAQRAGVSPRTLERVFAAQLGCGVAAWQRRLRLVVAERTLCAGGSVTDAAFDAGYASPSAFIAAFRGAFGTTPGRRARRVSR, encoded by the coding sequence ATGTCGCGAACGCGCCACGACGAGATCCACCCGCTGCGCTGGTTCGGCCTGGGCTTCGCGGGCGCGGCGCTGACGCCGCCGGCACCGCCCGGCTGGGACCGCCTGATCACGACGCAGACCGGCGCGGCGCTGGCGCGTGCGCCGCACCTGCTGGCCACCGTCGCACCGGATCGAGCGCTGCTGGTCGCGCCCGAAACGCCAGTCGCGCTGCACGCCTCACGCCGGGTCGAGCTGCGCATCCTCTACCTGCCGCCGGCCACGCCGCGCACGGCGCGGGCCGTCGCGGTCACGCCGCTGCTGCACGCGCTGATCGAACGGCTCGTCGCGCGTGGCACGTTCGATCGGCGGGACGCGGGCGACGCGCGGCTGATCGGTGTGGTGCTCGACGAGGTAGCCGCGCTCGCCGAGGTCCCGCATGCGCTCGCGCTGCCGTCCGATCCACGCGCGCGGCGCGCGGCCGAGCACGCGCTGGCGAATCCGGACGCGCCGCTCCCGGCGGCGTTGCTCGCGCAGCGCGCCGGCGTCAGCCCGCGCACGCTCGAGCGCGTCTTCGCGGCCCAACTCGGCTGCGGCGTTGCGGCCTGGCAGCGCCGCCTGCGACTCGTCGTCGCGGAACGCACGCTGTGCGCGGGCGGTTCGGTCACCGACGCCGCGTTCGATGCCGGCTACGCCTCGCCGAGCGCGTTCATCGCCGCTTTCCGCGGCGCGTTCGGAACGACGCCGGGTCGGCGTGCGCGACGCGTGTCCCGCTAG
- a CDS encoding LCP family protein translates to MSVDLSTAGKPPDGRRFPLLRRLLAFAVLFAVATAIGYAAIGARTGRWTSPLQAIVPDPVSLFHRDLLRVLVVGLDYDYDPLDQETSAHSRSDVIMAVGLDLVHHRIAELSVPRDMVATLPSGRRAKINAAQAEGGIKESQAVVASWLGVPSFDRYVVLRIDTTKDLIDALGGIDLDVENSLALRHAGRNGPIDYDDSWGHLHVHLKPGWQHLTGAQAIGYARFRHDWCSDPCRILRQQQVIRAILAKLRGDKLATLAHAAALLGVVRKDVETNLSAAEEISLANAFRDFTPAAFRSAQVPYTGDVDLPGEGDSIIPDEAAKARLVRQMLLTVPADPAPAAAAVKT, encoded by the coding sequence ATGTCGGTCGATCTCTCGACCGCCGGCAAACCGCCGGACGGTCGTCGTTTCCCCCTCCTGCGCCGCCTGCTGGCGTTCGCCGTCCTGTTCGCGGTCGCGACCGCGATCGGGTATGCCGCGATCGGCGCGCGCACCGGACGCTGGACCTCGCCGCTGCAAGCGATCGTGCCCGATCCGGTCAGCCTGTTCCACCGCGACCTCCTGCGCGTGCTGGTCGTCGGCCTCGACTACGACTACGATCCGCTCGACCAAGAGACGTCGGCGCACTCGCGCAGCGACGTCATCATGGCGGTCGGACTCGATCTCGTCCACCACCGCATCGCCGAGCTGTCGGTGCCGCGCGACATGGTCGCGACGCTGCCCAGCGGCCGGCGCGCGAAGATCAACGCCGCGCAGGCGGAAGGCGGCATCAAGGAATCGCAAGCGGTCGTCGCGAGTTGGCTGGGCGTTCCGTCCTTCGATCGCTACGTCGTGCTGCGCATCGACACGACGAAGGATCTCATCGACGCGCTGGGCGGGATCGATCTCGACGTCGAGAACTCGCTGGCGCTGCGGCACGCCGGCCGCAACGGGCCGATCGATTACGACGACTCGTGGGGTCATCTCCACGTCCACCTCAAGCCCGGCTGGCAACATCTGACCGGGGCGCAGGCGATCGGCTACGCGCGCTTTCGTCACGACTGGTGCAGCGATCCGTGCCGCATCCTGCGCCAGCAGCAAGTGATCCGTGCGATCCTCGCCAAGCTGCGGGGCGACAAGCTGGCGACGCTGGCGCACGCCGCGGCGCTGCTGGGCGTCGTGCGCAAGGACGTCGAGACGAACCTGAGCGCGGCGGAGGAGATCAGCCTCGCGAACGCCTTCCGCGACTTCACCCCGGCCGCGTTCCGCAGCGCGCAGGTGCCTTACACCGGCGACGTCGATCTGCCGGGCGAGGGCGACAGCATCATCCCGGACGAGGCGGCCAAGGCCCGGCTCGTCCGCCAGATGCTGTTGACCGTTCCAGCCGACCCGGCGCCTGCCGCGGCGGCTGTCAAGACTTGA
- the glyA gene encoding serine hydroxymethyltransferase: MDLLEPLTLAAQDPELAAAIEHEERRQRDNLELIASENYASRAVREATASVMTNKYAEGYPGRRYYGGCEFVDVAETLAIDRAKALFRAQHVNVQPHAGAQANMAVMMAVLQPGDTILGMSLAHGGHLTHGTKVSFSGKLYNAVAYGVRKDTELIDYDEVFRLAREHKPKLIVAGASAYPRTMDYAPFREIADEIGALLMVDMAHIAGLVAVDLHPSPVPLADFVTSTTHKTLRGPRGGLILCTEAHGAAIDKSVFPGIQGGPFMHVIAAKAAAFNEALQPSFRTYQQQVLTNAKAMGQELQRAGARLVAGGTDTHLLLVDLGPKGLTGKAVEQYLDEIRITVNKNAIPFDPQKPAVTSGIRIGSPAITSRGFGEEEAREVGRIIGAALDDVVAGEKKETLRARVAELTARHDVP; the protein is encoded by the coding sequence ATGGACTTGCTGGAGCCGCTGACGCTCGCCGCCCAAGATCCCGAGCTCGCCGCCGCGATCGAGCACGAAGAGCGCCGCCAGCGCGACAACCTCGAGCTGATCGCCTCGGAGAACTACGCCAGCCGCGCGGTGCGCGAGGCGACCGCGTCGGTGATGACCAACAAGTACGCCGAAGGCTACCCGGGCCGGCGCTATTACGGCGGCTGCGAGTTCGTCGACGTCGCCGAGACGCTGGCGATCGATCGCGCCAAGGCGCTCTTCCGCGCGCAGCACGTCAACGTGCAGCCGCACGCCGGCGCGCAGGCCAACATGGCCGTCATGATGGCGGTGCTGCAGCCCGGCGACACGATCCTAGGCATGTCGCTCGCGCACGGCGGTCACCTCACCCACGGCACGAAGGTCAGCTTCAGCGGCAAGCTCTACAACGCCGTCGCGTACGGCGTGCGCAAAGACACCGAGCTGATCGACTACGACGAGGTCTTCCGGCTGGCGCGCGAGCACAAGCCGAAGCTGATCGTCGCCGGCGCCAGCGCGTATCCGCGCACGATGGACTACGCGCCCTTCCGCGAGATCGCCGATGAGATCGGCGCGTTGCTGATGGTCGACATGGCGCACATCGCGGGGCTGGTCGCCGTCGACCTGCATCCCTCGCCGGTGCCGCTGGCCGACTTCGTCACCTCGACGACGCACAAGACGCTGCGCGGCCCGCGCGGCGGCCTGATCCTGTGCACCGAAGCGCACGGCGCCGCGATCGACAAGAGCGTGTTCCCCGGCATCCAAGGCGGCCCGTTCATGCACGTCATCGCCGCCAAGGCGGCGGCGTTCAACGAAGCGCTGCAGCCCTCGTTCCGCACCTATCAGCAACAGGTGCTGACCAACGCGAAGGCGATGGGCCAAGAGCTGCAGCGTGCCGGCGCGCGGCTGGTCGCCGGCGGGACCGACACGCACCTGCTGCTGGTCGATCTGGGACCCAAGGGCCTGACCGGCAAGGCCGTCGAGCAGTATCTCGACGAGATCCGCATCACCGTCAACAAGAACGCCATCCCGTTCGACCCGCAGAAGCCGGCCGTCACCAGCGGCATCCGCATCGGCTCGCCCGCCATCACCTCGCGCGGCTTCGGTGAGGAAGAGGCGCGCGAAGTCGGGCGCATCATCGGCGCGGCGCTCGACGACGTCGTCGCCGGCGAGAAGAAAGAGACGCTGCGCGCACGCGTCGCCGAGCTGACGGCGCGGCACGACGTTCCGTAG
- the nudC gene encoding NAD(+) diphosphatase → MDGHAVRLPYAGVGLDRLAVRRKDDAAVAALFAHDATRLVPMWGERSFLAADSSAPNAQRPPLTPALRAAMRAARIDAALLGVREDGSALFAADLAPLADGEREALLGPGTFQPLRDMRTRIGEADLALLGYARALLHWHRTTGYCAMCGAPTRSAEAGHVRACPNEHLHYPRINPAVIMLVTSPVGEPPRCVLGRHGGLPPHMYSTLAGFVEPGESLEETVAREVAEEVGLRVDAIVYQASQPWPFPAQLMIGFHAQAAVAPLHVDPAELDDARWFSLEEVRAFGEAGDPDARFTLPRRDSVARYLVERWMERYAGERPRPSTAP, encoded by the coding sequence ATGGACGGTCACGCAGTTCGCTTGCCCTATGCCGGGGTCGGGCTCGACCGGCTCGCCGTCCGGCGCAAGGACGACGCCGCGGTGGCCGCGCTGTTCGCGCACGACGCGACGCGGCTGGTTCCGATGTGGGGCGAGCGCAGCTTCCTGGCCGCCGATTCGTCGGCGCCGAACGCGCAGCGGCCGCCGTTGACGCCGGCGCTGCGCGCCGCGATGCGCGCCGCGCGGATCGACGCGGCGCTGCTGGGCGTGCGCGAGGACGGCAGCGCGCTGTTCGCCGCCGACCTCGCTCCGCTGGCCGACGGCGAGCGCGAGGCGCTGCTCGGGCCGGGCACTTTCCAGCCGCTGCGCGACATGCGCACGCGCATCGGCGAGGCCGACCTCGCGCTGCTCGGCTACGCGCGCGCGCTCTTGCACTGGCATCGCACGACCGGCTACTGCGCGATGTGCGGCGCGCCCACGCGCTCGGCCGAAGCCGGCCACGTGCGCGCGTGTCCGAACGAGCACCTGCACTACCCGCGGATCAATCCCGCCGTCATCATGCTCGTCACCTCGCCCGTGGGCGAGCCGCCGCGTTGCGTGCTCGGCCGTCACGGCGGGCTGCCGCCGCACATGTACTCGACGTTGGCCGGCTTCGTCGAGCCGGGCGAGAGCCTCGAAGAGACCGTCGCGCGCGAGGTCGCCGAAGAGGTCGGTTTGCGCGTCGACGCGATCGTCTATCAGGCCTCGCAACCCTGGCCGTTCCCGGCGCAGCTGATGATCGGTTTCCACGCGCAAGCCGCGGTCGCGCCGCTGCACGTCGATCCCGCGGAACTCGACGACGCTCGCTGGTTCAGCCTCGAGGAGGTGCGCGCGTTCGGTGAGGCCGGCGATCCCGACGCGAGGTTCACCCTGCCGCGCCGCGACTCGGTCGCGCGCTACTTGGTCGAACGCTGGATGGAGCGCTACGCCGGGGAGCGACCGCGCCCAAGCACCGCACCGTAG
- a CDS encoding dipeptide epimerase: protein MTPIQLTAEPLELPLKHTFTITRSSATVSRTVLVRLRWNGIEALGESAPSERYDESVESVVAGLRAHALGADPYALDRLLAGLPPAQRCGLDLALHDCVGKDVGRPLWRLLGLDPGATPVTSFTIGIAALDETLAKVREAGSHPILKIKLGTGAEIETIAAIRAIYTGTIRVDANEGWTPEQAVTLLRELARYDVEFCEQPIPAGTPERLRWIRERSPIPLVTDEDSVNASDLPALRGCVDGVNVKLVKCGGIRDALAMIATARALGLKIMLGCMVESAILATAAAQLSPLVDWADLDGPFLTAHDPFAGVTYADGKLVLPDAPGLGVRERAEAVR, encoded by the coding sequence GTGACGCCGATCCAGCTCACCGCCGAGCCGCTGGAGCTCCCGCTCAAGCACACCTTCACCATCACCCGTTCGTCGGCGACCGTCAGCCGCACGGTGCTCGTGCGGCTGCGCTGGAACGGCATCGAGGCGCTCGGCGAGAGCGCGCCGTCCGAACGGTACGACGAGAGCGTCGAGAGCGTCGTCGCCGGGCTGCGGGCGCACGCGCTCGGCGCGGACCCGTACGCGCTCGACCGGCTGTTGGCGGGCTTGCCGCCCGCGCAGCGGTGCGGGCTCGACCTCGCGCTGCACGATTGCGTCGGCAAGGACGTCGGCCGGCCGCTCTGGCGGCTGCTCGGCCTCGATCCCGGCGCGACGCCGGTCACCTCGTTCACCATCGGGATCGCCGCGCTCGACGAGACGCTGGCCAAGGTGCGTGAAGCCGGCAGCCACCCGATCCTCAAGATCAAGCTCGGCACCGGCGCGGAGATCGAGACGATCGCTGCGATTCGCGCCATCTACACCGGCACGATCCGCGTCGACGCGAACGAAGGCTGGACGCCCGAGCAGGCGGTGACGCTGCTGCGCGAGCTGGCGCGCTACGACGTCGAGTTCTGCGAGCAGCCGATTCCGGCCGGCACGCCCGAGCGGTTGCGCTGGATCCGCGAGCGTTCGCCGATCCCGCTGGTGACCGACGAGGACTCGGTCAACGCGAGCGACCTGCCGGCGCTGCGCGGCTGCGTCGACGGCGTCAACGTCAAGCTGGTCAAGTGCGGCGGTATCCGCGACGCGCTGGCGATGATCGCGACCGCGCGCGCGCTGGGCCTGAAGATCATGCTGGGCTGCATGGTCGAGAGCGCGATCCTGGCGACGGCCGCGGCGCAGCTCAGCCCGCTGGTCGACTGGGCCGATCTCGACGGCCCGTTCCTGACCGCGCACGATCCGTTCGCCGGCGTGACCTATGCCGACGGCAAGCTGGTCCTGCCCGACGCGCCCGGACTCGGCGTGCGCGAACGCGCGGAGGCCGTCCGCTGA
- a CDS encoding DUF1611 domain-containing protein has translation MAHGVIRYGSDVVVAVIDPDYAGRSVREVLPYLASDAPIVGTLAEAMRFEPTALLVGIAPAGGALPDEFRAAIAEALRARLEVVSGLHAMLNDDAELAALAREHDSRIWDLRLPPAAPLFSGAAWDVEAKIVLTVGSDAAVGKMTASLELCRASRAQGVEATFVPTGQIGIAIAGWGTAIDRVVSDFAAGAAEQLVLEGERRARDLLWVEGQGGITHPAFAPVTLALLYGSAPDALVLVHNVSRTSIEGYDVPLLSYRALIRTYEGLCAGVKPAPVIGIALNTRDCEPAHAAAEIARAREETGLPCEDVVRNGPDALYAAIAPKIVKTGVLHV, from the coding sequence ATGGCGCACGGCGTCATCCGCTACGGCAGCGACGTCGTCGTCGCGGTGATCGACCCCGACTACGCCGGCCGCAGCGTGCGCGAGGTGCTGCCGTACCTCGCCAGCGACGCGCCGATCGTCGGCACGCTTGCGGAGGCGATGCGCTTCGAGCCGACCGCGCTGCTGGTCGGCATCGCGCCCGCCGGCGGCGCGCTGCCCGACGAGTTCCGCGCCGCCATCGCCGAGGCGCTGCGCGCGCGGCTCGAGGTCGTCAGCGGCCTGCACGCGATGCTCAACGACGACGCGGAGCTGGCCGCCTTGGCACGCGAGCACGACTCGCGCATCTGGGACCTGCGGCTGCCGCCCGCGGCGCCGCTCTTCTCCGGCGCCGCGTGGGACGTCGAAGCGAAGATCGTCTTGACCGTCGGCAGCGACGCCGCGGTCGGCAAGATGACCGCGTCGCTCGAGCTGTGCCGCGCGTCGCGCGCGCAGGGCGTCGAGGCGACCTTCGTGCCGACCGGCCAGATCGGGATCGCGATCGCCGGCTGGGGCACCGCGATCGACCGCGTCGTCTCCGACTTCGCCGCCGGCGCGGCCGAACAGCTGGTGCTCGAGGGCGAGCGGCGCGCGCGCGACCTGCTGTGGGTCGAAGGCCAGGGCGGGATCACGCACCCCGCCTTCGCGCCGGTGACGCTGGCGCTGCTGTACGGCAGCGCGCCCGACGCGCTGGTGCTGGTGCACAACGTCAGCCGCACCAGCATCGAAGGCTACGACGTGCCGCTGCTCTCGTACCGCGCGCTGATCCGCACCTACGAGGGGCTGTGCGCGGGCGTCAAGCCGGCGCCGGTGATCGGGATCGCGCTCAACACGCGCGACTGCGAGCCCGCGCACGCCGCCGCCGAGATCGCGCGGGCGCGCGAGGAGACGGGGCTGCCGTGCGAAGACGTCGTGCGCAACGGGCCCGACGCGCTCTACGCCGCCATCGCGCCGAAGATCGTCAAAACGGGAGTGCTGCATGTCTGA
- a CDS encoding VOC family protein codes for MHDDRPSAPITHFAINADDVERGRAFYESVFGWRFDAWGPPDFYMIETGAKPHGSLQKRRELVPGTKTIGFECSVNVPDLGATLARVRAAGGAIVMERVTIPTVGDLAFVEDTEGNVIGIMQPVPGGPAT; via the coding sequence ATGCACGACGACCGTCCCTCCGCCCCCATCACGCACTTTGCGATCAACGCCGACGACGTCGAGCGTGGCCGCGCCTTCTACGAGTCCGTGTTCGGCTGGCGCTTCGACGCGTGGGGTCCGCCGGACTTCTACATGATCGAGACCGGCGCCAAGCCGCACGGCTCGCTGCAAAAGCGCCGCGAGCTCGTGCCCGGCACGAAGACGATCGGCTTCGAGTGTTCGGTCAACGTCCCGGATCTCGGCGCGACGCTGGCACGGGTACGCGCCGCCGGCGGCGCCATCGTGATGGAGCGGGTCACGATCCCGACCGTCGGCGACCTTGCCTTCGTCGAGGACACCGAAGGCAACGTCATCGGCATCATGCAGCCGGTCCCGGGCGGACCTGCGACCTAA
- a CDS encoding GNAT family protein: protein MEPLVPAYAEAACAYYARNRAHLDPWEPQRAPEFFTVAFHRRELEQTWREQLDGRCARFALHVGDGDELIGIVNLWAIRRGNIQAAVIGYSLDAAHEGHGYMTEAARAVLDYAFTALNLHRVETSYHPTNERSGRVLRRLGFVVEGYARDYLRIAGDWRDAILVSITNPNWQAD, encoded by the coding sequence TTGGAGCCGCTCGTGCCCGCGTACGCCGAGGCGGCGTGCGCGTACTACGCGCGCAACCGCGCGCACCTCGATCCGTGGGAACCCCAGCGCGCGCCGGAGTTCTTCACGGTGGCCTTCCATCGCCGCGAGCTGGAGCAGACGTGGCGCGAGCAGCTCGACGGTCGTTGCGCGCGCTTCGCGCTGCACGTCGGCGACGGCGACGAGCTGATCGGGATCGTCAACCTGTGGGCGATCCGTCGCGGCAACATCCAAGCCGCGGTCATCGGTTACTCGCTCGACGCGGCGCACGAAGGTCACGGATACATGACCGAAGCCGCGCGGGCCGTCCTCGACTACGCGTTCACCGCGCTGAACCTGCACCGCGTCGAGACCAGTTACCACCCGACCAACGAGCGCAGCGGGCGCGTGCTGCGCCGCCTGGGCTTCGTCGTCGAAGGGTACGCACGCGACTACTTGCGCATCGCCGGCGACTGGCGCGACGCGATCCTGGTCAGCATCACCAACCCCAACTGGCAGGCCGATTAG
- a CDS encoding isochorismatase family protein, producing MSDDATTSAVIVIDLQTGMLDGETLPRLHDADALLERVRAVIAWARRTGRPLAFIRHDGEPGDPLEPGAPGWPLFAALGRRDDEPIFSKTVADAFSQPALGAWLDAQGTSEVILLGAQSDECVAATTRGALGRGLRAIVVGDAHSTYPSGGLSAAQIIARENDAAAQAGARLTSTQTLIAR from the coding sequence ATGAGCGACGATGCGACGACCAGCGCGGTGATCGTGATCGACCTGCAAACCGGCATGCTCGACGGCGAAACGTTACCGCGCCTGCACGATGCCGACGCGCTGCTCGAGCGCGTGCGGGCCGTCATCGCGTGGGCGCGGCGAACCGGCCGTCCGCTGGCGTTCATCCGCCATGACGGGGAGCCCGGCGATCCGCTCGAACCCGGCGCACCGGGCTGGCCGCTGTTCGCGGCGTTGGGGCGACGCGACGACGAGCCGATCTTCTCGAAGACCGTCGCCGACGCGTTCAGCCAACCCGCGCTCGGCGCGTGGCTCGATGCTCAGGGTACGAGCGAGGTGATCCTGCTGGGCGCGCAGAGCGACGAGTGCGTGGCGGCGACCACGCGCGGTGCGCTCGGGCGCGGGCTGCGCGCGATCGTCGTCGGCGACGCGCACAGCACCTATCCGTCCGGCGGCCTGAGCGCCGCCCAGATCATCGCGCGCGAGAACGACGCGGCGGCGCAGGCCGGGGCGCGGCTGACCTCGACCCAGACGCTGATCGCGCGCTAG
- a CDS encoding aminotransferase class I/II-fold pyridoxal phosphate-dependent enzyme gives MATTDTAFVHGPARAPYADDAVAEPLVLSTTFLRGADGSYPAQGYSYARDANPNRSELEARMALLEGGVDAAAFASGMAAAVAPFQTLTPGDHVVVAEDSYYGVRETLRTHFTGWGLRVSLVDASDLDALAGALEERTRLVFVESPSNPMLRVCDLTAIAALAHRVGALLICDNTLATPVFQRPLALGADLVVHATTKYVSGHSDTQGGVIVCAERTPRWEAVRSLQKALGAIPSPFTCWLSSRGLATLPVRMRQQSASALRLAELLSAHPAVERVLHPLLPDNPERALALRQMSGAGAVFSFCVRGEERDAMRVAAAVTLFQRATSFGGPESLIEHRASVEAPGTKTPRTLLRLAIGLEDVDDLWADLRNALETNG, from the coding sequence ATGGCCACGACGGACACCGCTTTCGTGCACGGCCCCGCGCGCGCGCCGTACGCTGACGACGCCGTCGCCGAGCCGCTCGTCCTCTCGACGACGTTTCTGCGCGGCGCCGACGGCAGCTATCCCGCGCAGGGATACTCGTACGCGCGCGACGCGAACCCCAACCGCAGCGAGCTCGAAGCGCGCATGGCGCTGCTCGAAGGGGGCGTCGACGCGGCGGCCTTCGCCAGCGGGATGGCGGCCGCGGTGGCGCCGTTCCAAACACTGACGCCCGGGGATCACGTCGTCGTCGCCGAGGACAGCTATTACGGCGTGCGCGAGACGCTGCGCACGCACTTCACCGGCTGGGGGTTGCGCGTGTCGCTCGTCGACGCGAGCGACCTTGACGCGCTGGCCGGCGCCCTCGAGGAACGCACGCGGCTCGTCTTCGTCGAATCGCCGTCCAACCCGATGCTGCGCGTCTGCGATCTGACCGCGATCGCCGCGCTCGCGCACCGCGTCGGCGCGTTGCTGATCTGCGACAACACGCTGGCGACGCCGGTCTTCCAGCGCCCCCTCGCGCTGGGCGCCGACCTGGTCGTGCACGCGACGACGAAATACGTCAGCGGCCACTCCGACACGCAGGGCGGCGTGATCGTCTGCGCCGAGCGAACGCCGCGCTGGGAGGCCGTGCGCAGCCTGCAAAAGGCGCTCGGCGCGATTCCCTCGCCGTTCACCTGTTGGCTCTCCTCGCGCGGCTTGGCGACGCTCCCGGTGCGCATGCGCCAACAGTCGGCCTCGGCGCTGCGGCTGGCCGAGTTGCTCTCGGCGCATCCGGCCGTCGAACGCGTGCTGCATCCGCTGCTGCCCGACAATCCGGAACGCGCGCTCGCGCTGCGCCAGATGAGCGGCGCCGGCGCCGTCTTCTCGTTCTGCGTGCGCGGTGAGGAACGCGACGCAATGCGCGTCGCGGCTGCGGTGACGCTGTTTCAGCGCGCGACCAGCTTCGGCGGACCCGAAAGCCTGATCGAGCACCGCGCCTCGGTCGAGGCGCCGGGGACGAAGACGCCGCGGACCCTACTGCGGCTGGCGATCGGGTTGGAGGACGTCGACGACCTCTGGGCCGATCTGCGGAACGCTTTGGAGACGAACGGATGA
- a CDS encoding deoxyribodipyrimidine photo-lyase, with product MVWLRRDLRLDDHAVLDAALRASEEIACAFVLDPVLLRGPRVGAPIVQFFFDALAELRERLNALGSDVVVLEGDAPVELLALARRLDARALFYGRDTDPDVHARDGRAELLFRAAGLAVHGVPDHVYYGSDEVVQDGGKPYTVYTPYRRRWEARFAADPRPPLRTQRALRGRTVAAAALGASLAVPRPEAYGHASNRAYPRAGATEANRLLRRFVAERADAYGQERNVPAREGTSRLSPHLRAGTIGIRAVVHAGAQARTWLGELIWRDFYHQLLAHHPRVAHEPFVTAARALRWRDDEDGWRAWCAGATGYPIVDAAMRQLEATGWMHNRLRMIVASFLTKHLLIDYRRGERYFEQCLADADLAANNGGWQWSASTGTDAAPYFRVFNPVLQGKTFDPDGTFVRAHLPALARVPVRYVHAPWEMPPLVQVEAGCLIGRDYPEPIVEHAFARRRAIEVYGAVLGRGRSPA from the coding sequence TTGGTCTGGCTGCGACGCGACCTGCGGCTCGACGACCATGCGGTGTTGGACGCGGCCCTGCGGGCGAGCGAGGAGATCGCGTGCGCCTTCGTTCTCGATCCGGTGCTGCTGCGCGGGCCACGGGTCGGGGCCCCGATCGTCCAGTTCTTCTTCGACGCGCTCGCCGAGCTCCGCGAGCGCTTGAACGCGCTGGGTAGCGACGTGGTGGTGCTCGAGGGCGACGCACCGGTCGAGCTGCTGGCGCTCGCGCGCCGTCTCGATGCGCGCGCGCTCTTCTACGGACGCGATACCGATCCGGACGTGCACGCGCGCGACGGCCGCGCCGAGCTGCTCTTTCGCGCGGCTGGACTCGCGGTGCACGGCGTGCCGGACCATGTCTATTACGGATCCGACGAGGTCGTGCAGGACGGTGGCAAGCCCTATACCGTGTACACGCCGTACCGCCGGCGCTGGGAGGCGCGTTTCGCCGCCGATCCGCGTCCACCGCTGCGGACGCAGCGCGCGCTGCGTGGACGAACGGTCGCGGCGGCGGCGCTCGGGGCGTCGCTCGCGGTCCCGCGCCCCGAAGCGTACGGCCACGCGTCGAACCGCGCGTACCCGCGCGCCGGCGCGACCGAGGCAAACCGGTTGCTGCGGCGGTTCGTCGCCGAACGTGCGGACGCGTACGGACAGGAGCGCAACGTACCCGCCCGCGAGGGCACCTCGCGGCTCTCTCCGCATCTGCGCGCGGGGACGATCGGCATTCGCGCGGTCGTGCACGCCGGCGCGCAGGCCCGTACGTGGCTCGGCGAGCTGATCTGGCGCGACTTCTACCACCAGCTGCTCGCACACCACCCGCGCGTCGCGCACGAGCCGTTCGTCACGGCGGCGCGCGCGCTCCGCTGGCGCGACGACGAGGACGGTTGGCGCGCCTGGTGCGCGGGCGCGACCGGCTATCCGATCGTCGACGCCGCGATGCGACAACTCGAGGCGACCGGGTGGATGCACAACCGATTGCGGATGATCGTCGCCTCGTTTCTCACCAAGCATCTGCTGATCGACTATCGCCGCGGCGAGCGGTACTTCGAGCAGTGCCTCGCCGATGCGGATCTCGCCGCGAACAACGGCGGTTGGCAGTGGTCGGCCTCGACCGGGACCGATGCGGCGCCGTACTTTCGCGTCTTCAACCCGGTGCTGCAGGGGAAGACGTTCGACCCCGACGGCACGTTCGTGCGCGCGCATCTCCCGGCGCTCGCGCGCGTCCCGGTTCGCTACGTGCACGCGCCCTGGGAGATGCCGCCCCTCGTGCAGGTCGAGGCGGGCTGCCTGATCGGCCGCGATTATCCCGAGCCGATCGTCGAGCACGCCTTCGCGCGGCGGCGCGCGATCGAGGTCTACGGTGCGGTGCTTGGGCGCGGTCGCTCCCCGGCGTAG